A genomic segment from Conger conger chromosome 2, fConCon1.1, whole genome shotgun sequence encodes:
- the LOC133118749 gene encoding cytochrome P450 2K1-like isoform X2: MYTVHLGPKKVVVLAGYKTVKQALLNYAEEFGDRDVAPIFRDAMQGHGVVFANGNSWKEMRRFSLSTLRDFGMGKRGSEEKIIEELHHLIKLFENFKGKPFNTTQPVNYSVSNIICAIMYGSRFDYADPAFQKMVDRANENIRLAGSAEIKLYNMFPWLRWCCGWWLVNRTQILKNFSNNLEEIKGLAQRLKNTLNPQDLRGFVDSFLVQQQEESNQLGSYFHNNNLNYTVANLFSAGTDTTATTLRWGLLLMAKYPHIQDQVQEELSRVIGDREPRVEDRRNLPYTDAVIHEIQRVANIVPMSVPHTTSCDVTFQGYFIKKGTTVIPLLMSVLQDGEEWETPHSFNPGHFLDEKGCFIKRDAFMPFSAGRRACLGESLARMELFLFFTFLLQRFRFTPPPGVSEDELDLTPSVGFTLNPSPHQLCAVSRA, translated from the exons ATGTATACTGTGCATTTGGGCCCAAAGAAGGTGGTTGTCCTGGCAGGTTACAAGACAGTCAAACAGGCACTCCTAAACTATGCCGAAGAGTTTGGAGACCGAGACGTTGCACCAATATTTAGAGATGCTATGCAAGGGCATG GTGTTGTTTTCGCCAACGGAAACTCCTGGAAGGAGATGAGAcgcttctccctctccaccttgcGAGACTTTGGAATGGGCAAGAGGGGGAGCGAGGAGAAGATCATCGAGGAATTACACCACCTCATCAAGCTGTTTGAGAATTTCAAGG GCAAGCCTTTCAACACCACTCAGCCAGTGAATTACTCTGTTTCCAACATAATCTGTGCCATCATGTACGGCAGCCGCTTTGACTACGCTGACCCTGCCTTTCAAAAAATGGTCGACAGGGCCAATGAAAATATACGCCTGGCTGGTTCAGCTGAAATAAAG TTATACAACATGTTCCCATGGCTGCGCTGGTGTTGTGGCTGGTGGCTGGTGAATCGGACACAGATTTTGAAGAACTTCTCCAACAACCTTGAAGAGATTAAGGGTCTGGCGCAGAGACTGAAGAACACACTCAACCCCCAAGACCTCAGGGGATTTGTGGACTCCTTCCTAGTTCAGCAGCAGGAG GAGTCAAACCAGCTGGGTTCCTACTTCCACAACAACAACCTGAACTATACCGTTGCCAacctgttttcagcagggacagACACCACTGCAACCACCCTGAGATGGGGCCTGCTGCTGATGGCCAAGTACCCGCACATACAGG ACCAGGTTCAGGAGGAGCTGAGTCGGGTCATTGGGGATCGGGAACCCCGGGTGGAGGACCGGAGGAACCTGCCCTACACAGACGCTGTGATCCACGAGATCCAGAGAGTGGCTAACATTGTACCCATGAGTGTTCCCCACACCACCAGCTGCGATGTCACTTTCCAGGGATACTTCATCAAGAAG GGAACTACAGTGATCCCACTCCTGATGTCAGTGCTGCAGGATGGGGAAGAGTGGGAGACCCCCCACAGCTTCAACCCTGGCCACTTCCTGGATGAGAAGGGCTGCTTCATCAAGAGAGATGCCTTCATGCCCTTCTCTGCAG GGCGACGGGCCTGTCTGGGAGAGAGCCTGGCCAGGATGgagctcttcctcttcttcacctTCCTCCTGCAGAGGTTCCGCTTCACACCACCACCGGGAGTGTCTGAGGATGAGCTGGACCTGACGCCGTCTGTGGGGTTCACCCTCAACCCTTCTCCCcaccagctgtgtgctgtgagccgggcctaa
- the LOC133118749 gene encoding cytochrome P450 2K1-like isoform X1, whose product MLCFLPLMPPPLTLLGVVLVLFLLYLLSSTPGPGKYPPGPRPLPLLGNLLHLDLKRLQVSLCELSQKYGSMYTVHLGPKKVVVLAGYKTVKQALLNYAEEFGDRDVAPIFRDAMQGHGVVFANGNSWKEMRRFSLSTLRDFGMGKRGSEEKIIEELHHLIKLFENFKGKPFNTTQPVNYSVSNIICAIMYGSRFDYADPAFQKMVDRANENIRLAGSAEIKLYNMFPWLRWCCGWWLVNRTQILKNFSNNLEEIKGLAQRLKNTLNPQDLRGFVDSFLVQQQEESNQLGSYFHNNNLNYTVANLFSAGTDTTATTLRWGLLLMAKYPHIQDQVQEELSRVIGDREPRVEDRRNLPYTDAVIHEIQRVANIVPMSVPHTTSCDVTFQGYFIKKGTTVIPLLMSVLQDGEEWETPHSFNPGHFLDEKGCFIKRDAFMPFSAGRRACLGESLARMELFLFFTFLLQRFRFTPPPGVSEDELDLTPSVGFTLNPSPHQLCAVSRA is encoded by the exons ATGTTGTGTTTTTTACCCCTGATGCCCCCTCCCTTGACCCTTCTGGGGGTGGTGCTGGTGCTGTTTTTGCTGTACCTGCTCTCCTCCACCCCTGGGCCTGGAAAATACCCACCAGGACCAAGACCCCTGCCTCTCCTCGGGAACCTGCTCCACCTGGACCTGAAACGGCTCcaagtgtctctctgtgag CTGTCTCAGAAGTATGGATCTATGTATACTGTGCATTTGGGCCCAAAGAAGGTGGTTGTCCTGGCAGGTTACAAGACAGTCAAACAGGCACTCCTAAACTATGCCGAAGAGTTTGGAGACCGAGACGTTGCACCAATATTTAGAGATGCTATGCAAGGGCATG GTGTTGTTTTCGCCAACGGAAACTCCTGGAAGGAGATGAGAcgcttctccctctccaccttgcGAGACTTTGGAATGGGCAAGAGGGGGAGCGAGGAGAAGATCATCGAGGAATTACACCACCTCATCAAGCTGTTTGAGAATTTCAAGG GCAAGCCTTTCAACACCACTCAGCCAGTGAATTACTCTGTTTCCAACATAATCTGTGCCATCATGTACGGCAGCCGCTTTGACTACGCTGACCCTGCCTTTCAAAAAATGGTCGACAGGGCCAATGAAAATATACGCCTGGCTGGTTCAGCTGAAATAAAG TTATACAACATGTTCCCATGGCTGCGCTGGTGTTGTGGCTGGTGGCTGGTGAATCGGACACAGATTTTGAAGAACTTCTCCAACAACCTTGAAGAGATTAAGGGTCTGGCGCAGAGACTGAAGAACACACTCAACCCCCAAGACCTCAGGGGATTTGTGGACTCCTTCCTAGTTCAGCAGCAGGAG GAGTCAAACCAGCTGGGTTCCTACTTCCACAACAACAACCTGAACTATACCGTTGCCAacctgttttcagcagggacagACACCACTGCAACCACCCTGAGATGGGGCCTGCTGCTGATGGCCAAGTACCCGCACATACAGG ACCAGGTTCAGGAGGAGCTGAGTCGGGTCATTGGGGATCGGGAACCCCGGGTGGAGGACCGGAGGAACCTGCCCTACACAGACGCTGTGATCCACGAGATCCAGAGAGTGGCTAACATTGTACCCATGAGTGTTCCCCACACCACCAGCTGCGATGTCACTTTCCAGGGATACTTCATCAAGAAG GGAACTACAGTGATCCCACTCCTGATGTCAGTGCTGCAGGATGGGGAAGAGTGGGAGACCCCCCACAGCTTCAACCCTGGCCACTTCCTGGATGAGAAGGGCTGCTTCATCAAGAGAGATGCCTTCATGCCCTTCTCTGCAG GGCGACGGGCCTGTCTGGGAGAGAGCCTGGCCAGGATGgagctcttcctcttcttcacctTCCTCCTGCAGAGGTTCCGCTTCACACCACCACCGGGAGTGTCTGAGGATGAGCTGGACCTGACGCCGTCTGTGGGGTTCACCCTCAACCCTTCTCCCcaccagctgtgtgctgtgagccgggcctaa